A genome region from Penicillium psychrofluorescens genome assembly, chromosome: 3 includes the following:
- a CDS encoding uncharacterized protein (ID:PFLUO_004287-T1.cds;~source:funannotate): MGQLRGRILHWAVTAASCQAFLLLGYDQGVMSGLIGADNEFGKQFGHPNANMQGIMTSIYDIGCAAGCILSFVVGHKYGRKKMIIAGGSIMVIGTIILGSSYTRAQFLVGRIVTGLGNGINSSNVPAYQSEMARAEVRGMLLSAQGTVTIVGLCIAYWLDYGLSFVPSPVQWRFPISFQAFFAVCLVVQMICLPETPRWLCEQDRSDEAAHILARLQLKQPADDSSQEVVLLRRQIETAIALESAGGPFKYRELLAGGKVQNLRRMILAGLINIQQQFTGSNMINYYAPVVYANAMHLSRNLSLILGGCTSLTYLVGSIIPLWSMDRFGRRASLMFSAAGLCFCFVMTAILLSIGSKPCAYAATAFVFLFQLFLGIGYLPVPWFYPSEITTTRIRARGQAFGGFVNWICVFIVVQITPIAIDNIQWRTFIIFACFCFCWIPMVYFFFPETKGLELEDVDHLFEAGGLTGGVFASRGYPVRPGFHRTHPNTENMEKPLAEELETGV, from the exons ATGGGCCAACTTCGTGGACGCATTTTGCACTGGGCTGTGACAG CTGCAAGCTGTCAGGCCTTTCTCCTCCTGGGCTATGACCAGGGCGTCATGAGCGGGTTAATTGGAGCCGATAATGAGTTTGGAAAGCAGTTCGGTCATCCGAACGCCAATATGCAGGGCATCA TGACATCGATCTATGATATTGGCTGCGCCGCCGGCTGTATCCTCAGCTTTGTGGTCGGCCACAAGTACGGtcgcaagaagatgatcatcgCCGGTGGCTCGATAATGGTGATCGGGACCATCATCCTGGGCTCGTCGTACACCCGCGCGCAGTTCCTCGTCGGGCGCATCGTCACCGGTCTCGGTAACGGGATAAACAGCAGCAACGTCCCAGCGTATCAGAGCGAGATGGCCCGCGCCGAAGTCCGCGGTATGCTCCTCTCTGCCCAGGGCACGGTAACCATCGTCGGCCTCTGCATCGCATACTGGTTAGACTACGGCTTGAGTTTCGTCCCGTCGCCCGTCCAGTGGAGGTTCCCCATCAGCTTCCAAGCTTTCTTTGCGGTTTGTCTCGTCGTGCAGATGATCTGTCTGCCTGAGACGCCGAGATGGCTCTGCGAGCAGGATCGTAGTGATGAGGCGGCGCATATTCTAGCCAGACTGCAGCTAAAGCAGCCGGCTGATGATTCCTCGCAAGAGGTGGTCTTGCTTCGCAGGCAGATTGAGACAGCAATTGCACTAGAGTCGGCTGGTGGGCCGTTTAAGTACAGGGAGTTATTGGCTGGTGGGAAGGTTCAGAATCTCCGCCGGATGATTCTGGCGGGACTGATTAATATTCAGCAACAGTTCACAG GATCGAACATGATCAACTACTATGCTCCGGTCGTCTACGCCAACGCCATGCACTTATCCCGGAACCTCTCTCTCATCCTAGGCGGCTGCACTTCGCTCACCTACCTTGTCGGCTCCATTATCCCGCTCTGGAGCATGGACCGCTTCGGTCGCCGAGCGTCGCTCATGTTCTCCGCCGCGGGActttgcttctgcttcgtCATGACGGCCATTTTGCTGTCGATCGGAAGCAAGCCCTGCGCCTACGCCGCCACGGCCTTTGTGTTTCTGTTCCAGCTTTTCCTCGGTATTGGATATTTGCCGGTCCCATG GTTCTACCCCAGTGAAATCACCACAACCCGAATCCGCGCGCGAGGCCAGGCATTCGGCGGTTTCGTGAACTGGATCTGCGTCT TCATCGTCGTCCAAATCACACCGATAGCCATCGACAACATCCAATGGCGAACATTCATTATCTTCgcctgcttctgcttctgctgg ATCCCAATGgtctacttcttcttccccgaaACCAAAGGCctcgagctggaagatgtggaCCACCTCTTCGAAGCGGGCGGTCTTACGGGTGGTGTCTTTGCTTCAAGGGGATACCCCGTTCGGCCGGGCTTCCATCGCACGCATCCCAATACGGAGAATATGGAGAAGCCGCTTGCAGAGGAGTTGGAGACGGGGGTTTAG
- a CDS encoding uncharacterized protein (ID:PFLUO_004288-T1.cds;~source:funannotate), with the protein MIAHLLQVAALAASCSALRPIPHQRRDHNGSTINIDWGNVLIESRTTATLQSVANPPLLANSSTRVNALNSLRTVSSNYVRYVPWFPYPELAVVELEPPVKNGTHCSTSWNFTYADQLLLDFLHSTPDVSHIINFSTTPDWMWVSDVPYTYPHDVDAIDFSYNNGTKLRDPSGKEVADYYRRLLSWYVKGGFTDECGVYHHSGHHLDIEYWEVLNESEAEHEIDIGLYNTLYDVITEAIHEVSPRTQFVGLAMAYRNASRVAGFLNPDNHKPGTPLDWISYHFYSSPTNSTTQNEATKSFQMAEQFVGEVEAIEAVRKRISPKTKTTLDEIGTMDPLGSTTIYPGYTIPEEYWVWSGGVYAYIFSRMALLGIEAVGESQLSGYPGQYPSVSLIYWKTGLPTARLRVLELIQHSLKPGNKLVKTDNDNAQLHVQGFVTPEGQQKVLLINKENKSALVQAPGFQKARAETVDVSTGGGPWRTEEVNGKSVQVPPYAVVILSNL; encoded by the coding sequence ATGATCgctcatcttctgcaagTTGCTGCCCTGGCAGCATCGTGTTCCGCTCTGCGCCCTATTCCCCACCAGCGTCGCGACCATAATGGCTCCACCATCAATATCGACTGGGGCAATGTCCTCATCGAATCTCGCACCACGGCAACCCTGCAATCCGTGGCGAACCCACCACTGCTCGCTAACAGCAGCACGCGCGTAAACGCACTCAACTCCCTCCGGACCGTATCCAGCAACTACGTCCGCTACGTCCCCTGGTTCCCCTACCCGGAGCTAGCAGTAGTCGAGCTAGAACCGCCCGTAAAGAACGGGACGCACTGCTCCACAAGCTGGAACTTCACCTACGCggaccagctcctccttgatTTCTTGCACAGCACCCCCGATGTGTCGCACATTATCAATTTCAGCACCACCCCGGACTGGATGTGGGTGAGCGACGTGCCGTATACGTATCCGCACGACGTCGATGCCATCGACTTCTCCTATAATAATGGTACCAAGCTGCGTGATCCCTCCGGCAAGGAAGTCGCAGATTACTACCGCCGCTTGCTGTCGTGGTATGTGAAGGGCGGGTTCACGGATGAATGCGGCGTGTATCATCACTCGGGCCACCATCTGGACATTGAGTACTGGGAAGTGTTGAACGAATCGGAGGCCGAGCACGAGATTGACATCGGGTTGTATAACACGCTGTACGATGTCATCACCGAAGCGATCCATGAAGTCTCGCCGCGCACGCAGTTCGTCGGTCTGGCCATGGCCTACCGTAATGCGAGCCGTGTTGCGGGATTCCTCAACCCGGATAACCATAAACCCGGCACACCGTTGGACTGGATCAGCTACCATTTCTACTCTTCACCAACCAACTCGACGACGCAGAATGAAGCGACCAAGAGCTTCCAGATGGCGGAACAGTTCGTTGGCGAGGTAGAGGCGATCGAGGCCGTACGCAAGCGGATTTCGCCAAAGACCAAGACAACACTGGATGAGATTGGCACTATGGATCCCCTGGGCTCGACCACGATCTATCCCGGGTATACGATTCCGGAGGAGTACTGGGTGTGGAGCGGGGGTGTGTATGCCTACATTTTTTCCcggatggcgctgctggGGATTGAGGCTGTGGGTGAGAGCCAGCTGAGCGGGTATCCGGGTCAATATCCTTCTGTTTCGTTGATTTACTGGAAGACGGGGCTGCCTACAGCCCGACTGAGAGTGCTGGAGCTGATACAGCATAGCCTGAAGCCTGGGAATAAGCTTGTCAAGACGGACAATGACAATGCTCAGCTACATGTGCAAGGCTTTGTGACTCCGGAGGGACAGCAGAAGGTTTTGTTGATCAATAAAGAAAACAAGAGTGCCTTGGTGCAAGCGCCGGGTTTCCAGAAGGCGAGGGCTGAGACTGTTGACGTGAGTACTGGCGGTGGACCATGGCggacggaggaggtgaatGGCAAGAGTGTCCAGGTCCCTCCATATGCCGTTGTTATCTTGTCCAACCTGTGA
- a CDS encoding uncharacterized protein (ID:PFLUO_004289-T1.cds;~source:funannotate), with amino-acid sequence MSDNSGPGVRNLLARFESSSPNPVASPPSRGRSPIGSDTSGSTRQLSRVRASFVNVDGALQSSQASPLRKASGRDEGAADLFGPKIGSGDSVVSGRESVASPSPSGGQDSIQKLSPELPAKQTPQITAQNGSSKENLPAPATEALSKPKELPVRQKESTTTSAPTEKLSAPSQTVKKRPSTVGSTKTSTSTKQATPAATSTTTKAASSNKPPLPREAAKERTTAPVRKPSRASLNPATKPTARSTRGGTPSQENTKPATAISPPFVKPRPKSPTKPVRLPASMTASTQASAARLGNSPPSTGRTSTTLARKPSTLKSAPAGPRAKTPTASSVRRQSSRPSLAAQPAAERPSSRVSANSRGSDIGTTKPVNDGFLARMMRPTASSASKTLDKPDAKPLARANSTIRPPRPSMGRVPDRSASQLKPKHSATPLRPQSEKSQPVKKNVPMPKEEPKLAQPAPESEKENVVEPPAAIPEEPTPVSAEPAAPEKPAAPLEKETAAAPAGPPIPEIAVERAAEPIAEPSEPAPEPVAEPLVETASEKSVERAFADTPAATTAEPVAQPSVEAPAAAVVEPGANEPEEQAAEATTATEAVGEKSAPAHVEEPVKEPVQEPTPVLKATGHAEIATIEDHETPKPELDASESQEPQPGAAVDTVSDLATEATVPEPVPEPAETKSIDDSVPAAQPETESKENDAVLDVTDLPSN; translated from the coding sequence ATGTCCGACAACTCTGGGCCCGGGGTTCGCAACCTGCTCGCCAGGTTCGAAAGCAGCAGCCCAAACCCCGTCGCCTCCCCGCCTTCGCGTGGTCGATCCCCTATCGGGTCCGATACTTCGGGTTCGACCCGACAACTTTCCAGGGTCCGCGCAAGTTTTGTGAATGTGGATGGCGCGCTTCAATCCAGCCAGGCCTCGCCCTTGAGGAAAGCAAGCGGACGAGATGAGGGTGCGGCCGATCTTTTTGGTCCCAAAATAGGGAGTGGGGATAGTGTTGTGTCTGGCCGGGAGAGTGTCGCGTCTCCCTCTCCAAGTGGTGGCCAGGACAGCATCCAGAAACTGTCTCCCGAACTGCCTGCAAAACAAACCCCCCAAATTACTGCCCAGAATGGCTCGAGCAAGGAAAACCTCCCTGCTCCAGCTACTGAGGCGCTCTCCAAGCCAAAAGAGCTCCCTGTCCGACAAAAGGAGTCTACCACGACATCTGCGCCTACTGAGAAGCTGAGCGCACCTTCACAGACAGTCAAGAAGCGCCCATCCACTGTCGGCTCCACCAAGACGAGTACATCGACCAAACAAGCAACTCCCGCCGCGACttcgaccaccaccaaagcTGCCAGCTCCAACAAGCCCCCCTTACCTCGAGAAGCTGCCAAGGAGCGGACCACCGCTCCCGTTCGCAAGCCGAGCCGTGCGTCGCTCAACCCAGCGACGAAGCCGACGGCGCGGTCGACTCGAGGCGGTACACCTTCACAGGAAAATACAAAGCCCGCAACGGCCATCAGTCCTCCCTTTGTCAAGCCTCGCCCCAAGTCACCCACGAAGCCTGTGCGTTTGCCAGCCTCGATGACAGCCTCAACCCAGGCATCAGCGGCCAGACTGGGGAACTCACCTCCCTCGACCGGCCGAACCAGCACAACTCTCGCCAGAAAACCTTCGACCCTCAAATCTGCACCTGCCGGGCCGCGAGCAAAGACGCCCACGGCATCCTCTGTGCGCAGACAATCGTCTCGTCCCTCGCTTGCTGCCCAGCCGGCGGCTGAGCGACCAAGCTCTCGCGTCAGTGCTAATTCTCGCGGTAGCGATATTGGCACTACCAAGCCAGTTAATGACGGCTTCCTCGCGAGAATGATGCGACCAACTGCCAGTTCCGCCAGCAAGACCCTCGATAAACCCGATGCGAAGCCTCTGGCCAGGGCCAACTCCACGATTAGGCCTCCCAGGCCGTCGATGGGAAGAGTTCCGGATCGCAGTGCATCTCAGCTGAAGCCAAAGCACAGCGCGACACCACTTCGTCCTCAAAGCGAGAAATCGCAGCCTGTGAAGAAGAACGTGCCCATGCCAAAAGAGGAACCGAAGCTCGCCCAGCCTGCTCCCGAaagcgagaaggagaatgtgGTTGAGCCTCCAGCGGCGATTCCAGAGGAGCCTACTCCAGTGTCTGCCGAGCCAGCTGCTCCTGAGAAGCCTGCTGCGCctttggagaaggagaccgCTGCGGCACCCGCTGGGCCACCTATCCCAGAGATTGCCGTGGAACGTGCTGCAGAGCCCATCGCTGAACCAAGTGAGCCAGCACCCGAGCCTGTTGCGGAGCCCCTGGTTGAAACTGCTTCGGAGAAGTCGGTCGAGCGAGCTTTCGCGGACACGCCTGCGGCGACTACTGCTGAGCCAGTTGCTCAACCTTCTGTTGAGGCTCCGGCCGCGGCCGTAGTCGAGCCGGGTGCGAACGAGCCCGAAGAGCAAGCTGCCGAGGCCACAACCGCGACGGAGGCAGTGGGGGAGAAATCCGCTCCAGCACATGTTGAGGAGCCTGTCAAGGAACCAGTCCAGGAGCCAACCCCAGTCTTGAAGGCGACCGGCCATGCTGAGATCGCCACCATCGAAGATCACGAAACCCCCAAGCCCGAGTTGGATGCCTCCGAGTCGCAAGAGCCTCAGCCCGGTGCTGCTGTCGATACTGTATCGGATTTAGCAACCGAGGCCACCGTTCCTGAACCTGTCCCGGAGCCTGCAGAGACCAAGAGTATTGACGACTCGGTGCCCGCTGCGCAACCAGAGACCGAGAGCAAAGAAAATGACGCCGTGCTCGACGTGACTGATCTGCCATCGAATTAA